From a single Miscanthus floridulus cultivar M001 chromosome 8, ASM1932011v1, whole genome shotgun sequence genomic region:
- the LOC136475127 gene encoding NAC domain-containing protein 92-like, with translation MGLRDIELTLPPGFRFYPSDEELVCHYLHGKVANERLAGAGAAMVEVDLHTHEPWELPDVAKLSTNEWYFFSFRDRKYATGLRTNRATKSGYWKATGKDRVIHNPRGAVAGHHRAIVGMRKTLVFYRGRAPNGIKTSWVMHEFRMENPHTPPKEDWVLCRVFYKKKADAMDYAMADSEQDVGMHMPRGGGGDGADPSSYSPLPFPALGSSHFHHHLTPLADHHGTATGGGSLNDFPGLALLQQHNGMFDPHVVQPHLHDSVVLAGPAAAAAAPGSRDGGDQCGSGVLMDLGLDEHYTYNSYNSLLQM, from the exons ATGGGGCTGAGGGACATCGAGCTGACGCTGCCGCCGGGGTTCCGGTTCTACCCCAGCGACGAGGAGCTGGTGTGCCACTACCTGCACGGCAAGGTGGCCAACGAGCggctcgccggcgccggcgccgccatgGTGGAGGTGGATCTGCACACCCACGAGCCGTGGGAGCTCCCTG ACGTTGCGAAGCTGAGCACGAACGAGTGGTACTTCTTCAGCTTCCGCGACCGCAAGTACGCGACGGGGCTGCGCACCAACCGCGCCACCAAATCCGGCTACTGGAAGGCCACCGGCAAGGACCGCGTCATCCACAACCCCaggggcgccgtcgccggccaccACCGCGCCATCGTCGGCATGCGCAAGACCCTCGTCTTCTACCGCGGCCGCGCCCCCAACGGCATCAAGACCAGCTGGGTGATGCATGAATTCCGGATGGAGAATCCCCACACCCCGCCCAAGGAGGACTGGGTTCTGTGCAGGGTTTTCTACAAGAAGAAGGCCGACGCCATGGACTACGCCATGGCCGACAGCGAGCAAGACGTCGGCATGCATATGcctcgtggcggcggcggcgacggtgctGACCCGAGCAGCTACTCGCCTCTTCCGTTCCCTGCGCTCGGCAGCAGCCACTTCCACCACCATCTGACACCGCTGGCAGACCACCACGGCACGGCCACTGGCGGCGGCTCCCTCAACGACTTCCCCGGCTTGGCGCTGCTGCAGCAACACAACGGCATGTTCGACCCCCACGTCGTGCAGCCTCACCTTCACGACAGCGTCGTCCTTGCTGGGCCGGCTGCTGCCGCGGCAGCGCCGGGGTCAAGAGACGGCGGCGACCAGTGTGGCAGCGGCGTGCTCATGGACCTAGGACTCGACGAGCACTACACCTACAACAGCTACAACAGCCTGCTGCAGATGTGA